Within the Trichoderma breve strain T069 chromosome 3, whole genome shotgun sequence genome, the region GCATGGCAACTTCTCCCGCTTACTTCTACAAGACGTGCCAAGATCTGCTCGAGCGAATGATTAACACAGTTCCCAAGGGTGTGACTCTTACCGAGCCTCTCCAGCCTTATCCTGTGAAGCCATCGCGTCTGTTTGCTACCGTCAACTCTAATGGAACGATGACCTTGACTGGCTACATCCGAGTtagttcttttttcttcacagATGATGCATAAAATAAGATTCACTAACGGAGTTCACCGCAGCTTATTGGTTCTGTCGAAGCCAACCCCAACCGCTCCATCAAGCTTCACATTCATCCTCGTGCCGGAGTGACATGCACACCGGCTAAGCCTTGCACTGTTAGCAACAACATCGCAGCATTCGCTTCCGGCCACGTCATGTACGGAAACCCGCCGCTTACCTTCTGGACGTATCCCTTCACGGTTGAGGTGCCTCTTGCTCAGGGCATCTCCGGATTTGACGTCGAGGTTATCGACAACATCAACGGAGTGACTAACAGCACTCTTCATACAAATGGCGGCCATGGATTCCCATTCGATGACACTCTTCTCACGCAACCGCAGCTCTCGTGCACCGAGACACACACTGAGGGACTAATGAACTTGACTGTTGCGGTAAGCTCACCCACTCTCGCCCGGCGTTTGGGAATATCATCTAACACTATGGAATAGATTCGCGACGACTCCTATCTCAACACACTAAAGGCCATCGTGCATGTCCCAGAACCCCTATTGTCTCTAACTCCTGCCGTTGGGTCTGTTCCCctcgactttgtcaaggCTGGACCCATCAGTGGATCAGGATACACTCTCTACAACGCCTCCATTGCCACGGGAGTCATTCCCCAAGATTTTCCGAACAACCAAGCTGGCACGTACATCCGAACATATGACTTGATTGCCTCAAACGGTACACATACAGTGGAACGAGAGTTCAACATGATGGATGGACTTAAATCCTGTCCCGGGTTCTAAAACAAAGAAGGCTTAAGCTGACTTGACCTCTGTACATATTACACATGCGTATATACAACCATTAGATATACTAGACTCAGAATAGAACATGCCTGACGATTTCACAAAGTGTCTGTTCGAAAACGTAGAGGGAGATAAATATTAACTGCTACAAGGTCGTTGGAAGACAGGAGAGATTATGTGTATCTCGCATTCCAATTTATTAGCATAGATTACTTTCTAATCTCTTGCCTATAGAGTTTAGGTGGTGGAGTGTATTACCTATGGATGCAGCAGGAGATTCGACAGCCGACACCAGAACCTAGCCGTTTGGTCATAAAACATTTAGTCAAGCATAACATAAAAATAATAGGGCTGTTAAGGTGCCTTTGAGTGCCATCTTCAGGTTCTAGTATGCGAGGCTTCCAGGGAATAAGTGTATGCGTCTCTTGGCCACTTGCCCAGGTTAGTACAACCGCATTCTGAGTCACCATGAGAACAATAATCGATAGAACGTGTAAATATTTCCCTAAATCTGAAgagttttctcttctttgagcAAGTGAGCCCTATCAGCCTaagcaagaaaagaatgcGTGACTCCTTTGAGCACAACGAAAGAGCTATTGAGTAGACGCGTACGACGAGCAGCCCAGTATAAATTCCCAAGGTATATATGTGAAGCAAATTCCATTGCGGCAATTCAAagctttctttcctcttccaaatGAGACATTATTATCCCGAGATCATCTTGATCTCAACCACAAGTTCTCATGTGCTCTCTTCGCACATCAACACACGAATCTCGCCATGGACATACGGAAGCCCATGATGATAAGATCGATTATCACCGCACAAATAGCATCTGCCTGCGCCATTTATGTGATGCACACAGTGACTGATATTGGTGCCACGAAGCAGCCTATAGAGGCTACTGAGAAATTCCGGCGCCGAGCTGTATTCAGACGAAAAGTTACGTCTGGATATGTACCGGTCGACCTCCACAAAAGTCTGGTTGTTGCTGTAAAATACTTTTCTcccctttttccttttaaCGCCGCGGATTTGTTTTAGATTGTAGTCGATGAGCCAAAAAGTTCTGTTTTTAATGTAGTGTCCATAAAGGCGAGAATCCTCGTCGATAGTGGCAATAGTGCGTAGGAAAAACCCTCGGGCGCTTGGCTCTTTGTAGAGACTGCGGAGATCACACCGATCGATGTTCTCATCGAAGTTGTTCCAACTTGGATCATACGCTATCGCAACGTTGCTGAAGTTAAAGAAGCTTGCGCTATTATCACCGAAGCAAATCTGGTTTCTGTCCATACTGGCCCACCAGTGGATCGTATTTAGATCAAACGCTTGTAGACAAACAAGGTCCCGCTTTGGATCAAAAACAAAGTTCCATTCCCGATCATTACTTTGTAAGATGATCGGAGCGGGAGGTCGAGTATCACGGCGAGACCATCTGCAAGACCATGTGCGAGACTCTGGGCGCGTTATAGTCCAACCTCGTGTCTTGTAATGTGCCTTGATAACCTGCCTGGACTCTTTGCACGCGGTCCACATGCCAAAGTCCCAGAGATACGTAGATGGGTTATTGCTGGTCCATGAATGGCTTCCTTTGCTGGGATCAAGCTTGGGTGCAGCAAGGTGATAGCCGGAACAATATCCGTTACCGCAGCCTTTACATCGCGTACTGATTCTTGCTGCCTGGTCGCCATCTCCTTTGTgaaccaaggagaagaagtggaCGCCAGGGATAGAAGAATCCAGTGGCCGTAAGGCATACATCCAAATTAGAATCCTAACCTCGGAAGGCAAGTCCATAAATTCAGGAGCGCGCGACTGCATCTTGCGTAGCTGATGGGAGATGTCGAGATGGGGAGGCTggtttgatgatgattctaGACACAATCATGtgagcttgatgaagaatcTCGGTTGGCTGTAGATGGATGAATACCTTGGTTGAGTGTTTGATCGAGTTTCTGGTCGAGTGTTTGGTTGAGTGTTTGGTTGATTTCTGGTTGAGTGTTTGATTGAGTGTTTGGTTGAGTTTCTGGTTGAGTGtttgagagagatggaggtgGGGGAGAATGTTTGAGGAGAGTATAAAATGAATGGAAGCAGTTCCCTTTTCTCGAGTTGGAGAGACCTTTGGCGGTGAAATGATCTGCCGTTCAACTAATTGGAGAGGTAGTGTCAGAACAGAGTCCAATATCGAGCAAACGTGTTGccatgttgccaatgttAATATTAATCGGCGTCGGTTGGCACCAGCTGCTCGCAGGCACACAATGTTAGAACGATATACGAACAGTCCCAGCAGTGATGGTCAAGATCAACAATCACAAACAGCTACAACTGTAATATCTGTGAGCAAAATTGGCCAATTTCCTTGTTGCTGTTTGATATCATCCTGTCTTCTatgcctccttcttcagccccTCAATACCCTCCGTCGGCCTCGGCCCTCCACgactcctcctctcctcctcggcaCCACTCGCCTTCCACGCGCTCAAAATGAGATTCACAATGTGATCCACACCAacatccttcttcacctgCGCGAACACCGTAGGTCCTCCCTCCCGCATCTTTCTCGCATCCCTCTCCATAACGCCCAAATCAGCACCCACAGCCTCCGCCAAATCCGTCTTGTTCACCACCAGCAGATCACTCTGTGTGATACCAGGGCCACCTTTCCTAGGCACCTTGTCGCCGCCACTCACGTCAATGACATAGATGATAAAGTCAGCAAGCTCGCGGCTGTAGTTGGCGGCCAGGTTGTCGCCTCCCGACTCGATGAGCAACAGATCTGAATCGAACTCGGCGTGGAGATCCTCCAGGGCGGCAAGGTTGGCAGAGATATCCTCGCGGACGGCGGCGTGAGGGCAGCCACCGGTTTCAATGGCACGGATGCGCTGCGGGGGGAGAGCAGCGTGGCGAGTGAGGAATTCGGCATCTTCTCTAGTGAAGATGTCGTTTGTGACGGCGGCGAGAGAGTATTTCTCTCGGAGGGCGAGGCACAGCGCCAGCATCAGGGCTGTCTTACCTGAACCAACAGGGCTAAAGATGTCTCTCGGATTAGTTATCTACATTACATGTACTGAGGTTGAAAAGGCGTGAAGCTAGGACTGGGGATTACTGTAACTTACCCGCCGATTCCAATTGTGAATGCGCGATCTGACCAGGTGCGGCCCTCGACGATGGGCATCTCACGGCCTATGTAGCTGCCGGGACCATCGAGAATCTCGTGAGAGTGGCCGTGCTCTTGCGCAGACACGCCGCCGTGGGAATGCGAAACACCGTCGTGAGAATGCGACATGTTGGGCGATGACGTTTCTGTTCTATCTTATAGCCTGTTGTGATTTActgaaaaagaggaggactgaaatgagatgagaaaaagagcgaaaaagaaacgagGCTGGGATATAAAATAACAGGCTGAGAGAACGTCATGTTCGTTGCGCCTTAGTGAATAGCCAACGCTTTaggcgggggaggggttGATCAGATAGAGGGTGGGTGGAGCCAAGAGATTGAGGGCAATTATCAATTGCTCTGATGCTTATCTTTAGTTTATAGCACGCAGGACGATAGTCTCCCGTCCTTCTTACACATAGAGATGACATTGATTTAGTTCATGGATGGATACGTGAGTTGATGAGTCAATGTCTTCATTTTTGCTCCGTCATaatgtactgtacagcttGTACACACAAGGTctagtatatataattacaCATGCCATGCCAATTGGTGCTCGTCCCGTTGGCGTGGGTTTTTGTTCATCCCTCCTTTTTCGCCTTCCCATTCACCATCATCCACATGCCTCAAGGACTAGCAGTTGGTGACGGCGCGTTGGGATTGTCTTGTGGAGGAAC harbors:
- a CDS encoding peroxidase domain-containing protein — translated: MVLSNRFLSAVAKLGLVAGSAYAEKEQIWPSKTDLLETMLFEQQGFNSGNSPATFIVPCEKVTFGTGRNGAAEWLRTAYHDMATADVENGIGGIDASIGFEVNRDENPGIGFNETLMNLAAFLTPRSSMADLIAMGALFAANGCSNGSVEIPFRAGRIDATGPGPTGVPRPEQPLDEHITSFQKQGFTPQEMIGLVACGHTLGGVHGVDFPEIVDVATDDNTQTFDTTNSGFTAFDNTVAVQYVNNVTQNPLAFGHNETTRSDGRIFASDGGIEIGRMATSPAYFYKTCQDLLERMINTVPKGVTLTEPLQPYPVKPSRLFATVNSNGTMTLTGYIRLIGSVEANPNRSIKLHIHPRAGVTCTPAKPCTVSNNIAAFASGHVMYGNPPLTFWTYPFTVEVPLAQGISGFDVEVIDNINGVTNSTLHTNGGHGFPFDDTLLTQPQLSCTETHTEGLMNLTVAIRDDSYLNTLKAIVHVPEPLLSLTPAVGSVPLDFVKAGPISGSGYTLYNASIATGVIPQDFPNNQAGTYIRTYDLIASNGTHTVEREFNMMDGLKSCPGF
- a CDS encoding cobW/HypB/UreG, nucleotide-binding domain-containing protein, whose protein sequence is MSHSHDGVSHSHGGVSAQEHGHSHEILDGPGSYIGREMPIVEGRTWSDRAFTIGIGGPVGSGKTALMLALCLALREKYSLAAVTNDIFTREDAEFLTRHAALPPQRIRAIETGGCPHAAVREDISANLAALEDLHAEFDSDLLLIESGGDNLAANYSRELADFIIYVIDVSGGDKVPRKGGPGITQSDLLVVNKTDLAEAVGADLGVMERDARKMREGGPTVFAQVKKDVGVDHIVNLILSAWKASGAEEERRSRGGPRPTEGIEGLKKEA